The Magnolia sinica isolate HGM2019 chromosome 9, MsV1, whole genome shotgun sequence genome contains a region encoding:
- the LOC131255219 gene encoding cellulose synthase-like protein E6: protein MAYDYPPEILSIYLSDDGGSDLTFYALLEASRFSKHWIPFCKKFKVDPRSPAVYFGTTSEPHDTEHGNEWLSTKKLHEEMANLIDTAVKLGLIPSEIRAEHKGFAEWHSVVNSGIHHTILQILIDGRDPNAVDIEGSALPTLVYMAREKRPQHPHNFKAGALNALVIFTCLYVETRATGRVKGQREQDPINSWAGSRDGPSPFSSWTFGTSPSS, encoded by the exons ATGGCCTATGATTACCCGCCGGAGATACTGAGCATCTACCTCTCCGATGATGGTGGGTCAGATCTAACATTCTACGCTCTACTAGAGGCCTCCCGCTTCTCGAAGCATTGGATCCCATTTTGCAAGAAATTCAAGGTGGACCCAAGATCACCGGCTGTCTATTTTGGCACAACATCTGAGCCACATGATACTGAGCACGGCAATGAATGGCTATCCACCAAG AAATTGCACGAAGAAATGGCGAATCTGATTGACACTGCTGTTAAGTTGGGCCTTATCCCCAGTGAAATCCGAGCCGAGCACAAAGGTTTTGCAGAGTGGCATTCGGTTGTAAATTCAGGCATCCATCATACCATTCTTCAG ATATTAATTGATGGGAGGGACCCGAATGCTGTGGATATTGAAGGATCGGCATTGCCAACACTCGTGTACATGGCACGTGAGAAGAGACCTCAACATCCCCACAACTTCAAAGCTGGTGCTTTGAATGCATTGGTAATCTTTACATGCTTGTATGTAGAAACACGTGCAACAGGCCGGGTCAAAGGTCAGCGTGAGCAAGACCCGATTAATAGTTGGGCTGGAAGCAGAGATGGGCCCAGCCCATTTAGTAGTTGGACCTTTGGTACAAGCCCAAGTTCATGA